The sequence below is a genomic window from Streptomyces sp. V1I1.
GTCCGTCCGACGGCGCCATCGAGGCGGTCGACGAGAAGACGTGTCTGCTGCGCACCGGGGCCGCGAGCCTGGATGTGCTGGTGATCCATGTGATGCTCATGGGCGTGGACTTCGATGTGATCGAGCCGCAGGAGCTGACCGAGCACATCAGGACGGTCCGGGACCGGCTTTCCCGTGCCCTGGACTGATCGCCTCCCCCCGGCGGTCTCCGTACCCATCACTGTCCCTCGCTGTCCGCGGCTCGGACTTCGTCTCATTGCGCGCCAAGACTGTTCGGACGCGTGGGGGGATTCTGTAATGAACCGGTGAATTCTTCACCGTCCTTCAATTCGCCCTCCGGTACCTGGCGCGGACAATTCCGCAGGGGGGAATTCGGTATGATCAGTAAGGCCGGTGGAATTACCGTGCGGGCGGCGTTGAACTGCACGTTCGAGTGACTGTGTATGGGCTAAACGCGTGTCGTGATCCTGTGACAGAAGCGTGACCGGTGAGGTACGTGGGAGTGCTGAAGCATCCCTTCGGCCCCGGCTTCCGTCACCGTCCGCGGCCGCCTACGGTGGGTGTCATGGCACCCATACCGACCCCTCCCGCACAGCCCGACGACGCCCCCGACGCGTATGTCGGCCTCGCCGCAGACAGCGCCGAGCGGCTGGCTCGTGAGCGTGGCTGGAGCACCGTCAGATCGCTGCCGCCGGGCGCCATCATCACGATGGAGTACCTGGCAGGCCGGCTCAACTTCGAGGTGGAGGGCGGCACCGTCATCCGCTGCTGGCCGGGCTGACAGGCCCCCGCACGCGTACGGCGAAGGCCCCGACCGTCATGGTCGGGGCCTTCGCCGTACGTTCCGCCGGGTTTCCCGCGGAACCCACTGACACTGACTCAGCCGCCCGTCACCGGCCGCGAGGTCGGCGGACGGCGGCTGCCGGACGGGGTCATGGGCGTCCGCTCGGAGCGCACCGTGTGCGACCTCGGCTGGGTGAGCTGCGCCGTGGTCCTGCCGTTCGAAGCCGGCCGGCCACCGACGGCGGCCACCGGCTCGCGGGGCGGATCCTGCTCCTGTGAAGGCTCACGCTGCGGGAATATCCCGGGCCTTGGGCCACCTGCCGCGACCGGCAGCGAGGGAGCGAGCCGGCGGCGCGCACGCAACTGCTCGCGCAGCGAGAGGATCCAGGCCTCCGCGCGGCCGATCAGCGGCTCGCACCAGGGCAGTGCGAGCAGGATCAGCAGCCCGGCCGCCCAGCCGAGTAGCACATCGCTCAACCAGTGCGTACCGAGGTACACGGTGGTCAGGCCGACGCCGAGGGAGACCACCGCCGACAGGGCCGACAGATAGCGTCTGGCCAGCGGAGTGGTGGCCAGATACGCCAGGATTCCCCAGGTCACGACCGCGTTCGCGGTGTGCCCGGAGGGAAATATATCGCCGCCGGCGAAGAGCTCGGCGGAGCCGATCTGCGTCGCGTAGTGGGGGCCGAGACGGCCCAGTCCGATCTTGACGGCGCCCACCGTCGCGTTGAGCAGCAGCAGCGAGGCGCCGAGCACCAGCAGGGGTCGCAGGGTGTGCTGACGCCAGGAGCGCCAGCCCAGCCAGGCCGCGACCATCACGGCTGTGGGTCCGCGCTGGCCGAGAACCACGAAGTAGTCGAGGAAGGCGTGCAGGTCCGGCCACTGCTGGTAGGGCCGGAAGAGCATGACCTTCCAGTCGATGATCACCAGCCATGTCGAGGCCAACACGGCCACGACGATGGCGAGATAGAAGGCCGACGTCCCGCCGAAGAGGGCGAGACGGGTGCGGCTCATCCGCGGGATCTCTATCTTCGGCGGTTCCGGCTCCCGGTCCAGGCGGGCAAAGATGTCGGTACGCACCCAATCGACGTTACAGCGAGTGAGTGTCCGCCCAGGTCGTTCCCGCGGGTTCGTGATGACGATGTGATGTGGACTATGTCTCAGATCGAGTTTTACTCCGGGCCAATTCGGAAATTCCGATGACCTTGCGCTCTATTGCCCGCGAGCCCGTCACCATGGGGTTCTATCCGGGGCGCAAATAACAGTTCACCACTTCCCCGTACGGAATTTCCCCCTCGTTGGCGGACGTCCAGGATCGGCTCCGGTTGGGGGCGTGGCGTGGCGTACGCCACACGCGCATGCCCGACCAGGTGAGAGATGGACCACGCGCCACACGCCGGAACTCGCGTACGCTGGCGGCTCACTCGCCCGTCGATGCCGGACCGCCCTGTGGGACAGCAGCACCGTCCCCGGCTGGCCCGCCGAGCGCGAGGGACTCATTGGGAGGTACGTACATGTCCGGGACGATCACGGCCGGAGCACGGCTGCGTGCCGCCGGCGGCGGTGCGAACCGCTGGGTCGTTCTCGTCGTCCTCTGTATCAGCCTGCTGCTCGTCGCGCTGGACGCGACCGTGCTGCACGTCGCCGTCCCCGCCGTCACGGAGGACCTCCGCCCCAGCGGGGTCGAGCTGCTGTGGATCGTGGACGCGTACCCCCTCATCTGTGCCGCGCTGCTGATCCTCTTCGGCACGCTCGGCGACCGGGTCGGCCGCCGCCGTGTGCTGCTGATCGGTTACGGCATCTTCGGCGTCGCCTCCCTGGCCGCCGCGTTCGCCCCCACCCCGGAGGTGCTGATCGGGGCGCGCGCCCTGCTCGGCGTCGGCGGCGCGATGATCATGCCCGCGACGCTCTCGATTCTCCGCGCGGTCTTCCCCGACCGGCGGGAGCGGGCGACGGCGATCGGCATATGGACCGCGGTCGCCGCGGTCGGCGCCGCCACCGGACCGGTCCTCGGCGGCTTTCTCGTCGAACACTTCTGGTGGGGCTCGGTCTTCCTGATCAACATCCCGCTGATGGCGCTGATCCTGCCCGTCGGCCGCTGGCTGCTGCCCGAGTCCAGGGGCGGCGCCGACGGGCCCTGGGACGTACTCGGCGCACTGATGGCCGCGGCCGGTGTGCTCGGCGCGGTCCTCGGCATCAAGCGGCTGGGCGCCGGCGACACTGTTCTCGACATCAGGACGGCGGGGCCGCTGCTGCTGGGCGGTGTGCTGCTCGCCCTGTTCGTACGGCGGCAGAAGCGCCGCGAGCATCCGCTGATCGATATGCGGATGTTCGCCAGGGCCGCCTTCTCCACCTCGGTCGGCTGCATCATTCTCGCCATGCTGGCGCTGGTCGGCCTGGAGCTGATCGCCGTCCAGTACCTCCAGCTCGTCCTCGGGCTGAGCCCGCTGGAGACCGGCCTGCGGCTGCTGCCGCTGACCTTCGCGGCGATGGCCGCCGGCGCCACCGGCTCGCACACCCTGCACCGCATCGGCCCGCGCCGGATGGTCGGCTGGGGCTTCGTGCTCACCGCCGCGGCCGTGCTCCTGCTGACCCTGATGGGACAGCACGACCGGCCCTGGCTGCTCACCACGGGCTTCGTGCTGCTCGGCTTCGGACTGCAGACCACGCTGTTCGCCGCGTACGAGTCGATGCTCAGCGAGGCACCGCCGGACCAGGCGGGCGGAGCTGCCGCGATCGGCGAGACTTCCTACCAACTGGGTGCGGGGATGGGCATCGCGCTGCTCGGCAGCGTCATGAACGCGGCGTACGCGCCCGCGCTCGCCTCGCTCACCGGCGTCCCGGGCTCGGCGGGCTCGGCCGCCTCCCATTCGCTGGGCGAGGCCTATCAGGTGGCGGACCGGCTCGGCGGCCCGGCGGGCGCGATGGTGCGCAGCACGGCGCGCCACTCCTTCGTCAACGGCCTCCATATAACGCTCCTGGTCAGCGCGGGCCTGCTGCTGCTCGGCGCGCTCGCCGCGCTGCGGCTGCCCAAGGTCATGGACTGCGCGACTGTCACCGCCGAGAAGTGCCCGAAGCCGAGGCGCCCGGAAGTCTCGCTCCCGGCGAGCCGCAAAGCTGCCGAGGCGGCCGGGTCTGGACGCGCGGCACACTGAGCCGTAACGTCAGCCGGAGTAGTAACTAACACTGCTAGTTTTCTGTGTTCCGCTGTGTGAGCGCCGCCGGAGGCCACGCCCATGTCCGCACCCTCGAAGCTGCCGCCCTTCGACCCCAGCGACCCCCTCGGCATCGACGATCTGCTCGACCCCGAGGACCTCGCGATCCGCGACACCGTCCGCAGCTGGGCCGCCGACCGCGTCCTGCCGCACAT
It includes:
- a CDS encoding I78 family peptidase inhibitor; the encoded protein is MAPIPTPPAQPDDAPDAYVGLAADSAERLARERGWSTVRSLPPGAIITMEYLAGRLNFEVEGGTVIRCWPG
- a CDS encoding phosphatase PAP2 family protein, giving the protein MRTDIFARLDREPEPPKIEIPRMSRTRLALFGGTSAFYLAIVVAVLASTWLVIIDWKVMLFRPYQQWPDLHAFLDYFVVLGQRGPTAVMVAAWLGWRSWRQHTLRPLLVLGASLLLLNATVGAVKIGLGRLGPHYATQIGSAELFAGGDIFPSGHTANAVVTWGILAYLATTPLARRYLSALSAVVSLGVGLTTVYLGTHWLSDVLLGWAAGLLILLALPWCEPLIGRAEAWILSLREQLRARRRLAPSLPVAAGGPRPGIFPQREPSQEQDPPREPVAAVGGRPASNGRTTAQLTQPRSHTVRSERTPMTPSGSRRPPTSRPVTGG
- a CDS encoding MFS transporter, translated to MSGTITAGARLRAAGGGANRWVVLVVLCISLLLVALDATVLHVAVPAVTEDLRPSGVELLWIVDAYPLICAALLILFGTLGDRVGRRRVLLIGYGIFGVASLAAAFAPTPEVLIGARALLGVGGAMIMPATLSILRAVFPDRRERATAIGIWTAVAAVGAATGPVLGGFLVEHFWWGSVFLINIPLMALILPVGRWLLPESRGGADGPWDVLGALMAAAGVLGAVLGIKRLGAGDTVLDIRTAGPLLLGGVLLALFVRRQKRREHPLIDMRMFARAAFSTSVGCIILAMLALVGLELIAVQYLQLVLGLSPLETGLRLLPLTFAAMAAGATGSHTLHRIGPRRMVGWGFVLTAAAVLLLTLMGQHDRPWLLTTGFVLLGFGLQTTLFAAYESMLSEAPPDQAGGAAAIGETSYQLGAGMGIALLGSVMNAAYAPALASLTGVPGSAGSAASHSLGEAYQVADRLGGPAGAMVRSTARHSFVNGLHITLLVSAGLLLLGALAALRLPKVMDCATVTAEKCPKPRRPEVSLPASRKAAEAAGSGRAAH